From a single Hippopotamus amphibius kiboko isolate mHipAmp2 chromosome X, mHipAmp2.hap2, whole genome shotgun sequence genomic region:
- the NDUFA1 gene encoding NADH dehydrogenase [ubiquinone] 1 alpha subcomplex subunit 1 has protein sequence MWFEILPGVAAMAVCLFIPGMATARLHRFINGGKEKRVAYHSYQWNLMERDKRISGVNRYHVSKGLENID, from the exons ATGTGGTTCGAGATTCTCCCCGGGGTCGCCGCCATGGCCGTGTGCTTGTTCATCCCGGGAATGGCCACTGCACGCCTCCACAGGTTCATTAACGGGGGCAAG GAAAAGAGGGTCGCCTATCATTCATATCAGTGGAATTTGATGGAAAGAGATAAGCGCATCTCTGGAGTTAATCGTTACCACGTGTCAAAG GGTTTGGAGAACATTGATTAA
- the RNF113A gene encoding E3 ubiquitin-protein ligase RNF113A: MAEQVSPGKTTDQVCTFLFKKPGRKGAAGRRKRPVCDQESGDSSSSSDEGNTVVRPEKKRATHNPMIQKTRGSGKPKAAYGDLSSEEEEEEANKPESLGVVYKSTRSAKPVGPEDMGATAVYELDTEKERDAQAIFERSQKIQEELRGKEDDKIYRGINNYQKYMKPKDTSMGNASSGMVRKGPIRAPEHLRATVRWDYQPDICKDYKETGFCGFGDSCKFLHDRSDYKHGWQIERELDEGRYGVYEDENYEVGSDEEEIPFKCFICRQTFQNPIVTKCRHYFCESCALQHFRTTPRCYICDQQTNGVFNPAKELIAKLEKHRAAEEGGASDFPEDPDEGPIPIT; the protein is encoded by the coding sequence ATGGCAGAACAAGTTTCTCCAGGAAAGACGACAGACCAGGTGTGCacctttcttttcaaaaagcctGGGCGAAAAGGGGCTGCAGGCCGCAGAAAGCGCCCGGTCTGCGACCAAGAGTCCGgagacagcagcagcagcagtgacgAAGGCAACACTGTGGTCCGCCCGGAAAAGAAGCGGGCGACCCACAATCCGATGATACAGAAGACCCGTGGCAGTGGTAAACCGAAGGCGGCTTACGGCGACCTGAGtagcgaggaggaggaggaggaggcgaaCAAGCCCGAGAGTCTCGGCGTGGTCTATAAATCCACTCGCTCGGCGAAACCCGTGGGGCCAGAGGATATGGGAGCGACTGCTGTCTACGAGCTAGACACTGAGAAGGAGCGTGACGCACAGGCCATCTTTGAGCGCAGCCAGAAGATCCAGGAGGAGCTGAGGGGCAAGGAAGATGACAAGATCTATCGGGGAATCAATAATTATCAGAAATACATGAAGCCCAAGGATACGTCTATGGGCAATGCTTCCTCCGGGATGGTGAGGAAGGGCCCCATCCGAGCTCCCGAGCATCTGCGTGCCACCGTGCGCTGGGATTACCAGCCCGACATTTGTAAGGACTACAAGGAGACTGGCTTTTGCGGCTTCGGAGACAGCTGCAAATTCCTCCATGACCGTTCAGATTACAAGCATGGGTGGCAGATCGAACGTGAGCTTGATGAGGGTCGCTATGGTGTCTATGAGGACGAAAACTATGAAGTGGGAAGCGATGAAGAGGAAATACCATTCAAGTGTTTCATCTGTCGCCAGACCTTCCAAAATCCAATTGTCACCAAGTGCAGGCATTATTTCTGCGAGAGCTGTGCCCTGCAGCATTTCCGCACCACCCCGCGCTGCTATATCTGTGACCAGCAAACCAATGGCGTCTTCAATCCAGCGAAAGAATTGATTGCTAAACTGGAGAAGCATCGAGCTGCAGAAGAGGGTGGTGCTTCCGATTTCCCAGAAGACCCTGATGAGGGTCCAATTCCCATTACTTAA